The proteins below come from a single Sorghum bicolor cultivar BTx623 chromosome 4, Sorghum_bicolor_NCBIv3, whole genome shotgun sequence genomic window:
- the LOC110435048 gene encoding nicastrin isoform X3: MAAGSAASLVAAAICLALAVLAPAVPGGGATLESVPDLVKAMYLNIESSPCVRLLNLSGEIGCSNPGSEKVIAPIVRFRKSSDQLIQPSTILLPLDQMSDFFLRVSNDPELYQKVAGVLIESNGVNGDLQELSPDRKFPQDDFAPYSNHSHDWNLAGSGIMWNRYNFPVFLLSEESTKTLQKISEKNEKTSNGYRANVAEFDLVMQTTKAQTHDSASCLKEQSCLPLGGHSVWASLPPLKNGSTEHQKPLILAIASQDSASFFRDRSLGSDSPISGLIALLTAVDALSHIHDLSNLKKQLVFAVFNGEAWGYLGSRKFLQELDEGAASVNGISSLMIDQVLEIGSVGKAILEEYPSFYVHAEGNSSTSKTILDALQSASKSLGSDNVKVKQAASSNPGVPPSSLMSFIRKNTSTSGVVLEDFDSHFSNRFYHSYLDNPVNINSSSIAAAAALVARSLYILANDGSVVDLITLNTIKVNVSLVEELIGCLLTCNPGLSCGLAKRFISPSNSCPSHYVGVFLDDPSGTQFPSYADDTSRFVWNFLADRTSNLAGNKSSCTGKCADEGEVCVGAEVEGGGRCVVSTTRYVPAYSTRVKFENNAWHILPANSSDPMGAADPVWTESYWNTIGLRVYAVQDSAYDWLILLAGLIITAASYCAVQFGTTYISKVVKHD, encoded by the exons ATGGCGGCCGGCTCCGCGGCGTCCCTCGTCGCGGCGGCCATCTGCCTCGCCCTCGCCGTGCTTGCGCCTGCCGTTCCCG GAGGTGGTGCCACATTGGAGTCAGTTCCAGACCTTGTGAAGGCAATGTACCTAAACATTGAAAGCTCCCCTTGTGTGAGGCTGCTGAATCTTTCTGGTGAAATTGGCTGTTCTA ATCCTGGAAGTGAAAAGGTCATTGCACCGATTGTAAGATTCAGAAAAAGCAGTGATCAATTGATTCAACCATCCACTATTCTCCTTCCCTTAGATCAGATGTCAGATTTCTTTCTGAG GGTATCCAATGATCCAGAACTTTACCAGAAGGTGGCTGGTGTATTGATTGAGTCAAATGGTGTCAACGGTGACTTACAAG AGCTGTCACCTGATAGAAAATTTCCACAAGATGATTTTGCACCCTACTCAAATCACAGCCATGATTGGAATCTTGCT GGATCAGGTATCATGTGGAACAGATATAACTTCCCTGTATTTCTACTTTCGGAAGAGAGTACAAAGACTCTTCAAAAG ATTTCAGAAAAAAATGAGAAGACTAGCAATGGATATAGAGCAAATGTTGCAGAATTCGACCTTGTTATGCAG ACAACCAAAGCTCAAACACATGATTCAGCATCCTGCCtcaaagaacaatcatgctTGCCCCTAGGAGGACACAG TGTATGGGCTTCATTACCGCCACTTAAAAATGGATCTACGGAGCATCAGAAACCTTTAATATTGGCTATTGCATCCCAAGACTCTGCATCGTTTTTTCGGGACCGCAGTCTTGGTTCAGATTCTCCCATATCT GGATTAATTGCCTTGCTCACTGCTGTTGATGCTCTTTCTCACATTCATGATCTAAGCAACCTTAAGAAACAG CTTGTGTTCGCTGTTTTTAATGGTGAGGCCTGGGGTTATCTTGGTAGTCGGAAATTCTTACAGGAATTAGATGAAGGTGCTGCTTCTGTGAATGGAATTAGTAGCTTAATGATTGACCAG GTACTGGAGATTGGTTCTGTTGGCAAGGCTATACTTGAGGAATATCCATCGTTTTATGTGCATGCTGAAGGG AATTCATCAACTTCAAAGACAATATTAGATGCACTGCAAAGCGCCAGCAAGTCACTTGGTTCTGACAATGTTAAAGTAAAACAAGCAGCTTCATCAAATCCTGGTGTTCCACCATCTTCATTAATGTCATTCATAAGGAAG AATACATCAACTTCTGGAGTTGTGTTGGAGGATTTTGATTCCCATTTTTCCAACAGATTTTATCATAGCTATCTGGATAACCCTG tAAACATCAATTCTTCGTCAATAGCTGCAGCTGCTGCTTTGGTTGCCAGATCACTGTATATTCTTGCTAATGATGGCTCAGTTGTCGATCTCATAACACTAAACACTATAAAAGTGAATgtttcattggtcgaagaaCTTATTGGATGTCTGCTTACTTGCAATCCTGGTCTTTCTTGTGGCCTTGCGAAAAGATTCATTTCTCCAAGCAATTCCTGCCCAAGTCAttatgttggtgtttttctGGATGACCCTTCTGGCACACAGTTTCCTTCATACGCAGATGACACGTCTCGATTTGTATGGAACTTCTTGGCAGACAGAACTTCTAATTTAGCGGGCAATAAAAGCTCATGTACTGGAAAGTGTGCTGATGAAGGTGAAGTATGTGTAGGGGCAGAGGTGGAGGGTGGAGGTAGATGTGTTGTATCTACAACCAG GTATGTTCCTGCTTATTCAACTCGGGTGAAATTTGAGAACAATGCATGGCACATTCTTCCAGCGAATTCGTCAGATCCAATGGGTGCTGCAGATCCTGTGTGGACTGAAAGCTACTGGAACACTATTGGCCTCAGGGTCTATGCCGTGCAAGATTCAGCTTACGATTGGCTTATTCTTCTTGCCGGGCTCATTATCACTGCTGCATCTTACTGCGCTGTACAGTTTGGCACAACATACATTTCAAAGGTGGTGAAGCATGACTGA
- the LOC110435048 gene encoding nicastrin isoform X1, translated as MRKQTLQVQACMQLLTSFDATANATRDDLPEEAMRNDQSLHAFHGLTIFRSSRPGGGATLESVPDLVKAMYLNIESSPCVRLLNLSGEIGCSNPGSEKVIAPIVRFRKSSDQLIQPSTILLPLDQMSDFFLRYMVSNDPELYQKVAGVLIESNGVNGDLQELSPDRKFPQDDFAPYSNHSHDWNLAGSGIMWNRYNFPVFLLSEESTKTLQKISEKNEKTSNGYRANVAEFDLVMQTTKAQTHDSASCLKEQSCLPLGGHSVWASLPPLKNGSTEHQKPLILAIASQDSASFFRDRSLGSDSPISGLIALLTAVDALSHIHDLSNLKKQLVFAVFNGEAWGYLGSRKFLQELDEGAASVNGISSLMIDQVLEIGSVGKAILEEYPSFYVHAEGNSSTSKTILDALQSASKSLGSDNVKVKQAASSNPGVPPSSLMSFIRKNTSTSGVVLEDFDSHFSNRFYHSYLDNPVNINSSSIAAAAALVARSLYILANDGSVVDLITLNTIKVNVSLVEELIGCLLTCNPGLSCGLAKRFISPSNSCPSHYVGVFLDDPSGTQFPSYADDTSRFVWNFLADRTSNLAGNKSSCTGKCADEGEVCVGAEVEGGGRCVVSTTRYVPAYSTRVKFENNAWHILPANSSDPMGAADPVWTESYWNTIGLRVYAVQDSAYDWLILLAGLIITAASYCAVQFGTTYISKVVKHD; from the exons GAGGTGGTGCCACATTGGAGTCAGTTCCAGACCTTGTGAAGGCAATGTACCTAAACATTGAAAGCTCCCCTTGTGTGAGGCTGCTGAATCTTTCTGGTGAAATTGGCTGTTCTA ATCCTGGAAGTGAAAAGGTCATTGCACCGATTGTAAGATTCAGAAAAAGCAGTGATCAATTGATTCAACCATCCACTATTCTCCTTCCCTTAGATCAGATGTCAGATTTCTTTCTGAGGTACAT GGTATCCAATGATCCAGAACTTTACCAGAAGGTGGCTGGTGTATTGATTGAGTCAAATGGTGTCAACGGTGACTTACAAG AGCTGTCACCTGATAGAAAATTTCCACAAGATGATTTTGCACCCTACTCAAATCACAGCCATGATTGGAATCTTGCT GGATCAGGTATCATGTGGAACAGATATAACTTCCCTGTATTTCTACTTTCGGAAGAGAGTACAAAGACTCTTCAAAAG ATTTCAGAAAAAAATGAGAAGACTAGCAATGGATATAGAGCAAATGTTGCAGAATTCGACCTTGTTATGCAG ACAACCAAAGCTCAAACACATGATTCAGCATCCTGCCtcaaagaacaatcatgctTGCCCCTAGGAGGACACAG TGTATGGGCTTCATTACCGCCACTTAAAAATGGATCTACGGAGCATCAGAAACCTTTAATATTGGCTATTGCATCCCAAGACTCTGCATCGTTTTTTCGGGACCGCAGTCTTGGTTCAGATTCTCCCATATCT GGATTAATTGCCTTGCTCACTGCTGTTGATGCTCTTTCTCACATTCATGATCTAAGCAACCTTAAGAAACAG CTTGTGTTCGCTGTTTTTAATGGTGAGGCCTGGGGTTATCTTGGTAGTCGGAAATTCTTACAGGAATTAGATGAAGGTGCTGCTTCTGTGAATGGAATTAGTAGCTTAATGATTGACCAG GTACTGGAGATTGGTTCTGTTGGCAAGGCTATACTTGAGGAATATCCATCGTTTTATGTGCATGCTGAAGGG AATTCATCAACTTCAAAGACAATATTAGATGCACTGCAAAGCGCCAGCAAGTCACTTGGTTCTGACAATGTTAAAGTAAAACAAGCAGCTTCATCAAATCCTGGTGTTCCACCATCTTCATTAATGTCATTCATAAGGAAG AATACATCAACTTCTGGAGTTGTGTTGGAGGATTTTGATTCCCATTTTTCCAACAGATTTTATCATAGCTATCTGGATAACCCTG tAAACATCAATTCTTCGTCAATAGCTGCAGCTGCTGCTTTGGTTGCCAGATCACTGTATATTCTTGCTAATGATGGCTCAGTTGTCGATCTCATAACACTAAACACTATAAAAGTGAATgtttcattggtcgaagaaCTTATTGGATGTCTGCTTACTTGCAATCCTGGTCTTTCTTGTGGCCTTGCGAAAAGATTCATTTCTCCAAGCAATTCCTGCCCAAGTCAttatgttggtgtttttctGGATGACCCTTCTGGCACACAGTTTCCTTCATACGCAGATGACACGTCTCGATTTGTATGGAACTTCTTGGCAGACAGAACTTCTAATTTAGCGGGCAATAAAAGCTCATGTACTGGAAAGTGTGCTGATGAAGGTGAAGTATGTGTAGGGGCAGAGGTGGAGGGTGGAGGTAGATGTGTTGTATCTACAACCAG GTATGTTCCTGCTTATTCAACTCGGGTGAAATTTGAGAACAATGCATGGCACATTCTTCCAGCGAATTCGTCAGATCCAATGGGTGCTGCAGATCCTGTGTGGACTGAAAGCTACTGGAACACTATTGGCCTCAGGGTCTATGCCGTGCAAGATTCAGCTTACGATTGGCTTATTCTTCTTGCCGGGCTCATTATCACTGCTGCATCTTACTGCGCTGTACAGTTTGGCACAACATACATTTCAAAGGTGGTGAAGCATGACTGA
- the LOC110435048 gene encoding nicastrin isoform X2 → MRKQTLQVQACMQLLTSFDATANATRDDLPEEAMRNDQSLHAFHGLTIFRSSRPGGGATLESVPDLVKAMYLNIESSPCVRLLNLSGEIGCSNPGSEKVIAPIVRFRKSSDQLIQPSTILLPLDQMSDFFLRVSNDPELYQKVAGVLIESNGVNGDLQELSPDRKFPQDDFAPYSNHSHDWNLAGSGIMWNRYNFPVFLLSEESTKTLQKISEKNEKTSNGYRANVAEFDLVMQTTKAQTHDSASCLKEQSCLPLGGHSVWASLPPLKNGSTEHQKPLILAIASQDSASFFRDRSLGSDSPISGLIALLTAVDALSHIHDLSNLKKQLVFAVFNGEAWGYLGSRKFLQELDEGAASVNGISSLMIDQVLEIGSVGKAILEEYPSFYVHAEGNSSTSKTILDALQSASKSLGSDNVKVKQAASSNPGVPPSSLMSFIRKNTSTSGVVLEDFDSHFSNRFYHSYLDNPVNINSSSIAAAAALVARSLYILANDGSVVDLITLNTIKVNVSLVEELIGCLLTCNPGLSCGLAKRFISPSNSCPSHYVGVFLDDPSGTQFPSYADDTSRFVWNFLADRTSNLAGNKSSCTGKCADEGEVCVGAEVEGGGRCVVSTTRYVPAYSTRVKFENNAWHILPANSSDPMGAADPVWTESYWNTIGLRVYAVQDSAYDWLILLAGLIITAASYCAVQFGTTYISKVVKHD, encoded by the exons GAGGTGGTGCCACATTGGAGTCAGTTCCAGACCTTGTGAAGGCAATGTACCTAAACATTGAAAGCTCCCCTTGTGTGAGGCTGCTGAATCTTTCTGGTGAAATTGGCTGTTCTA ATCCTGGAAGTGAAAAGGTCATTGCACCGATTGTAAGATTCAGAAAAAGCAGTGATCAATTGATTCAACCATCCACTATTCTCCTTCCCTTAGATCAGATGTCAGATTTCTTTCTGAG GGTATCCAATGATCCAGAACTTTACCAGAAGGTGGCTGGTGTATTGATTGAGTCAAATGGTGTCAACGGTGACTTACAAG AGCTGTCACCTGATAGAAAATTTCCACAAGATGATTTTGCACCCTACTCAAATCACAGCCATGATTGGAATCTTGCT GGATCAGGTATCATGTGGAACAGATATAACTTCCCTGTATTTCTACTTTCGGAAGAGAGTACAAAGACTCTTCAAAAG ATTTCAGAAAAAAATGAGAAGACTAGCAATGGATATAGAGCAAATGTTGCAGAATTCGACCTTGTTATGCAG ACAACCAAAGCTCAAACACATGATTCAGCATCCTGCCtcaaagaacaatcatgctTGCCCCTAGGAGGACACAG TGTATGGGCTTCATTACCGCCACTTAAAAATGGATCTACGGAGCATCAGAAACCTTTAATATTGGCTATTGCATCCCAAGACTCTGCATCGTTTTTTCGGGACCGCAGTCTTGGTTCAGATTCTCCCATATCT GGATTAATTGCCTTGCTCACTGCTGTTGATGCTCTTTCTCACATTCATGATCTAAGCAACCTTAAGAAACAG CTTGTGTTCGCTGTTTTTAATGGTGAGGCCTGGGGTTATCTTGGTAGTCGGAAATTCTTACAGGAATTAGATGAAGGTGCTGCTTCTGTGAATGGAATTAGTAGCTTAATGATTGACCAG GTACTGGAGATTGGTTCTGTTGGCAAGGCTATACTTGAGGAATATCCATCGTTTTATGTGCATGCTGAAGGG AATTCATCAACTTCAAAGACAATATTAGATGCACTGCAAAGCGCCAGCAAGTCACTTGGTTCTGACAATGTTAAAGTAAAACAAGCAGCTTCATCAAATCCTGGTGTTCCACCATCTTCATTAATGTCATTCATAAGGAAG AATACATCAACTTCTGGAGTTGTGTTGGAGGATTTTGATTCCCATTTTTCCAACAGATTTTATCATAGCTATCTGGATAACCCTG tAAACATCAATTCTTCGTCAATAGCTGCAGCTGCTGCTTTGGTTGCCAGATCACTGTATATTCTTGCTAATGATGGCTCAGTTGTCGATCTCATAACACTAAACACTATAAAAGTGAATgtttcattggtcgaagaaCTTATTGGATGTCTGCTTACTTGCAATCCTGGTCTTTCTTGTGGCCTTGCGAAAAGATTCATTTCTCCAAGCAATTCCTGCCCAAGTCAttatgttggtgtttttctGGATGACCCTTCTGGCACACAGTTTCCTTCATACGCAGATGACACGTCTCGATTTGTATGGAACTTCTTGGCAGACAGAACTTCTAATTTAGCGGGCAATAAAAGCTCATGTACTGGAAAGTGTGCTGATGAAGGTGAAGTATGTGTAGGGGCAGAGGTGGAGGGTGGAGGTAGATGTGTTGTATCTACAACCAG GTATGTTCCTGCTTATTCAACTCGGGTGAAATTTGAGAACAATGCATGGCACATTCTTCCAGCGAATTCGTCAGATCCAATGGGTGCTGCAGATCCTGTGTGGACTGAAAGCTACTGGAACACTATTGGCCTCAGGGTCTATGCCGTGCAAGATTCAGCTTACGATTGGCTTATTCTTCTTGCCGGGCTCATTATCACTGCTGCATCTTACTGCGCTGTACAGTTTGGCACAACATACATTTCAAAGGTGGTGAAGCATGACTGA
- the LOC8068612 gene encoding dihydropyrimidine dehydrogenase (NADP(+)), chloroplastic, whose product MESLTLRASSAAAAASPLQQRRLPGRQRATYVRATASASAAGEPDLSVRVNGLQMPNPFVIGSGPPGTNYTVMKRAFDEGWGGVIAKTVSLDAEKVINVTPRYAKLRADPNGAAMGRIIGWQNIELISDRPLETMLNEFKQLKKEYPDRILIGSIMEEYNKAAWHELIERVEESGVDALEINFSCPHGMPERKMGAAVGQDCDLLEEVCGWINEKATVPVWAKMTPNITDITQPARISLKSGCEGVSAINTIMSVMGINLKTLRPEPCVEGYSTPGGYSARAVHPIALAKVMQIARMMKEEFADGQSLSAIGGVETGNDAAEFILLGADTVQVCTGVMMHGYPLVKKLCAELQDFMREHNFSSIEEFRGASLPYFTTHTDLVHRQQEAIKQRKAIKKGLQSDKDWTGDGFVKETESMVSN is encoded by the exons ATGGAATCGCTGACGCTTCGCGCCTCGtctgcggcggcggccgcctcgCCGCTGCAGCAACGCCGGCTCCCGGGGCGGCAGCGCGCGACGTACGTCCGCGCCACGGCCTCCGCgtccgccgccggcgagccGGACCTCTCGGTGCGCGTGAACGGGCTGCAGATGCCCAACCCGTTCGTGAtcgggtcggggccaccgggcACCAACTACACCGTCATGAAGCGCGCCTTCGACGAGGGCTGGGGCGGCGTCATCGCCAAGACC GTGTCTTTGGATGCTGAAAAAGTTATCAATGTTACTCCTCGTTATGCAAAGCTTCGGGCAGACCCAAATGGGGCTGCCATGGGGCGCATCATTGGATGGCAGAACATTGAACTCATCAGTGACAGGCCTCTGGAGACCATGCTGAATGAGTTCAAGCAGTTGAAGAAAGAGTATCCTGACAGGATACTCATCGGCTCAATTATGGAGGAGTACAACAAAGCTGCATGGCATGAGCTTATCGAACGTGTTGAAGAGTCTGGAGTG GATGCTCTTGAGATTAATTTCTCATGTCCACATGGCATGCCAGAGAGAAAAATGGGTGCTGCTGTGGGGCAAGACTGTGATTTGCTAGAGGAAGTTTGTGGTTGGATTAATGAGAAGGCCACTGTCCCTGTTTGGGCAAAGATGACTCCTAACATTACAGATATTACACAG CCTGCAAGAATATCTCTTAAGTCTGGATGTGAAGGAGTTTCTGCAATTAACACAATTATGAGCGTAATGGGGATTAATCTCAAAACATTGCGTCCAGAACCTTGCGTGGAAGG GTATTCTACACCTGGGGGTTATTCTGCAAGAGCTGTGCACCCTATAGCGCTTGCTAAAGTCATGCAGATAGCGAGGATGATGAAAGAAGAATTTGCTGATGGACAGTCTCTCTCAGCCATTGGTGGTGTGGAGACTGGCAATGATGCTGCTGAGTTTATTCTTCTTGGTGCTGATACAGTACAG GTATGTACCGGTGTGATGATGCATGGTTATCCCCTTGTGaagaagctttgtgcagagttACAGGATTTCATGAGAGAGCACAACTTTTCATCGATCGAAGAGTTTCGAGG GGCCTCGCTTCCATACTTCACGACTCACACAGATTTGGTTCACCGGCAACAAGAGGCGATCAAGCAAAGGAAGGCCATCAAGAAGGGTCTTCAATCAGACAAGGACTGGACAGGCGATGGGTTTGTCAAGGAGACCGAAAGCATGGTATCCAACTGA
- the LOC8075745 gene encoding MACPF domain-containing protein At1g14780, producing the protein MAVAAAEKAVRCLGRGFDMTCDVRLKYCKDAGGCLVERSGVETAPLAVPGVGTIGGVPVDVKCGKGDRVRLKSGVLEFNKMSELFNQRSSVEGKIPSGLFNACFDLDSGSWAQDAAATKCLAMDGYFISLFDLRLDRRPLALADHVRRDVPAAWDPAAIARFIEKYGTHVVVGLSMGGQDVVYVKQDGSSALPPVEIKEHLDRLGDQLFTGACAMPPLRYKSKDKLKMPEAFNVFDAQVAQQRLQAGITTLVSSKQGVTVIYSKRGGNTTVGSHSEWLLTVPATPDVINVKAVPITSLLKGVPGAGYLSHAINLYLRYKPPVADLKYFLDFQHHKMWAPVLGELPLGPCSNRQGSSPALHFSPLSSKLYVSPSQVIVPKLPVTGMRLHLEGKKHNRLAVHLQHLSTTPTFIAAARHDKPPVWRGSDAASGSDDRYYEPVQWRMFARVCTAPVKYDTGWRDAGVGDPGAACVVTGAQLHVAAHDATDVLHLRLLYAELPGCAVVQSRWAHGAARLSGKSSSVLSAASSPGSSGGGSGSGGSQKERQQPGKPPEGVVNINSGVLPGGPPVPVAAQKMLRLVDTSQVTMGPQDSPGYWLVTGARLDVDNGRISLHVKFSLLAPAS; encoded by the exons ATGGCCGTGGCGGCGGCCGAGAAGGCCGTGAGGTGCCTCGGCCGGGGCTTCGACATGACGTGCGACGTGAGGCTCAAGTACTGCAAGGACGCCGGCGGGTGCCTCGTTGAGAGGAGCGGCGTCGAGACGGCGCCGCTGGCCGTGCCCGGCGTCGGGACCATCGGCGGCGTGCCCGTCGACGTTAAGTGCGGCAAGGGCGATCGTGTCCGGCTCAAGTCCGGCGTGCTCGAGTTCAACAAG ATGTCGGAGCTGTTCAACCAGCGGAGCTCGGTGGAGGGGAAGATCCCGTCGGGGCTGTTCAACGCCTGCTTCGACCTGGACAGCGGTTCCTGGGCGCAGGACGCGGCCGCCACCAAATGCCTCGCCATGGACGGCTACTTCATCTCGCTCTTCGACCTCCGCCTGGACCGCCGCCCGCTCGCGCTCGCCGACCACGTCCGCCGCGACGTCCCGGCCGCCTGGGACCCCGCCGCCATCGCCAG GTTCATCGAGAAGTACGGGACGCATGTGGTGGTGGGGCTGAGCATGGGCGGGCAGGACGTGGTGTACGTGAAGCAGgacggctcgtcggcgctgccgCCGGTGGAGATCAAGGAGCATCTGGACAGGCTCGGCGACCAGCTCTTCACCGGCGCCTGCGCCATGCCTCCCCTTCGCTACAAGTCCAAGGACAAGCTCAAG ATGCCAGAGGCCTTCAACGTGTTCGATGCCCAGGTAGCACAGCAACGGCTTCAAGCAGGGATCACCACGCTGGTCTCCTCCAAACAG GGCGTGACGGTGATATACTCCAAGAGGGGCGGCAACACGACGGTGGGCAGCCACTCGGAGTGGCTGCTCACCGTGCCGGCGACGCCCGACGTGATCAACGTCAAGGCCGTGCCCATCACCTCCCTCCTCAAGGGCGTGCCTGGCGCCGGCTACCTTTCTCACGCCATCAACCTCTACCTCAGAT ATAAGCCTCCTGTAGCTGACCTCAAGTACTTCCTGGATTTCCagcatcacaagatgtgggCGCCGGTGTTGGGCGAGCTGCCCCTCGGCCCATGCTCCAACAGGCAGGGCTCCAGCCCGGCGCTTCATTTCAGCCCGTTGAGTTCTAAGCTCTATGTCAGCCCAAGTCAG GTCATTGTCCCTAAATTGCCAGTCACTGGGATGCGGCTGCACCTGGAGGGCAAGAAACACAACCG GTTAGCCGTCCACCTGCAGCACCTATCGACCACCCCGACGTTCATCGCCGCCGCGCGGCACGACAAACCGCCGGTGTGGCGAGGCTCGGACGCGGCCTCCGGCTCCGACGACAGGTACTACGAgccggtccagtggcggatgtTCGCGCGCGTGTGCACCGCGCCGGTCAAGTACGACACAGGGTGGCGCGACGCCGGCGTCGGCGACCCGGGCGCGGCCTGCGTCGTGACGGGCGCGCAGCTCCACGTCGCGGCGCACGACGCCACCGACGTGCTGCACCTCAGGCTCCTCTACGCAGAGCTCCCCGGCTGCGCCGTCGTGCAGTCCAGGTGGGCGCATGGCGCGGCGAGGCTGTCCGGGAAGTCCAGCAGCGTCCTGTCGGCCGCCTCCTCCCCGGGGTCTTCCGGTGGTGGCAGTGGCAGTGGCGGATCGCAGAAGGAGAGGCAGCAGCCGGGAAAGCCTCCGGAGGGCGTCGTCAACATCAACTCCGGCGTGCTCCCCGGCGGGCCGCCTGTGCCGGTCGCCGCGCAGAAGATGCTCAGGCTCGTGGACACCTCGCAGGTGACCATGGGGCCGCAGGACAGCCCCGGGTACTGGCTCGTCACCGGTGCAAGGCTCGACGTCGACAACGGGAGGATCTCGCTGCACGTCAAGTTTTCCCTGCTTGCGCCGGCTTCCTGA